In a genomic window of Orcinus orca chromosome 12, mOrcOrc1.1, whole genome shotgun sequence:
- the LOC101273702 gene encoding 40S ribosomal protein S6-like, translated as MKLNITFPATGCQKLIEVDDEQKLRTFYETRTATEVAADALGEEWKGYVVRISGGNDKQGFPMKQGVLTHGRVRLLLSKGHSCYRPRRTGERKRKSVQGCIVDANLSVLNLVIVKKGEKDIPGLTDTPVPHRLGPQRASRIRKLFSLSKEDDVRQYVARKPLNEEGKKPRTKTPKVQRLVTPRVLQHKCRRIALKKQRTKNNKEEAAEYATLWAKRMKEAKEKHQEQIAKRRRLSSLRASTSKSESSQK; from the coding sequence ATGAAGCTGAACATCACTTTCCCAGCCACTGGCTGCCAGAAACTCATTGAAGTGGACGATGAACAAAAACTTCGTACCTTTTATGAGACGCGTACGGCCACAGAAGTTGCTGCTGACGCTCTGGGTGAAGAATGGAAGGGTTATGTGGTCCGAATCAGTGGTGGGAACGACAAACAGGGTTTCCCCATGAAGCAGGGTGTCTTGACCCATGGCCGAGTCCGCCTGCTACTGAGTAAGGGGCATTCCTGTTACAGACCAAGGAGGACTGGAGAAAGAAAGCGCAAATCTGTACAGGGTTGCATTGTGGATGCCAATCTGAGCGTTCTCAATTTGGTCATTGtaaaaaaaggggagaaggatATTCCTGGACTCACTGATACTCCTGTGCCTCATCGCCTGGGGCCCCAGAGAGCTAGCAGAATCCGCAAACTTTTCAGTCTCTCTAAAGAAGATGATGTCCGCCAGTATGTTGCGAGAAAGCCCCTAAACGAAGAAGGTAAGAAACCTAGGACCAAAACACCCAAGGTGCAGCGTCTTGTTACTCCACGTGTTCTGCAACACAAATGTCGGCGAATTGCTCTGAAGAAACAGCGTACTAAGAACAATAAGGAAGAGGCTGCAGAATATGCTACACTTTGGGCCAAGAGAATGAAGGAGGCCAAAGAAAAACACCAGGAACAGATTGCCAAGAGACGGAGGCTGTCCTCTCTGAGAGCTTCTACTTCTAAGTCTGAGTCCAGTCAAAAATGA